In Bradyrhizobium sp. 1(2017), one DNA window encodes the following:
- the ruvX gene encoding Holliday junction resolvase RuvX yields MPALILPLVDAATHWPARGALVGLDLGTKTIGVAVSDPDRRLATGVETIQRKAFKQDAARLLAIAAERKAAGFVLGLPINMDGSEGPRAQSTRAFARNLAGLTVLPIGLWDERLSTAAVERELIGMDVSRAKRAEVIDEHAAIFILQGALDRLANLRASRGID; encoded by the coding sequence ATGCCGGCTCTTATCCTGCCTCTCGTCGATGCTGCAACCCACTGGCCCGCGCGCGGCGCGCTGGTCGGGCTCGACCTCGGCACGAAAACCATCGGTGTTGCCGTGTCCGATCCCGACCGGAGGCTGGCGACCGGCGTCGAGACGATCCAGCGCAAGGCATTCAAACAGGATGCCGCTCGCCTGCTCGCAATCGCGGCCGAGCGCAAGGCGGCCGGTTTCGTGCTGGGCCTGCCCATCAACATGGACGGCAGCGAGGGCCCGCGCGCGCAATCCACCCGCGCCTTCGCCCGCAACCTCGCCGGCCTGACCGTCCTCCCAATCGGCCTCTGGGACGAGCGCCTCTCGACCGCGGCGGTCGAGCGCGAGCTGATCGGCATGGACGTCAGCCGCGCCAAGCGTGCCGAGGTGATCGACGAGCACGCCGCGATCTTCATCCTGCAGGGCGCGCTCGACCGCCTCGCCAATCTCCGCGCCAGCCGGGGGATCGACTGA
- a CDS encoding AEC family transporter, which produces MAVVIAALLPVFILIVLGIVLKRSLMPLDTQWHGLERLTYFVLFPMLLIQTLVRADLSKVPVAGVGGALLLSALVMSLLCLALRPALSRFGIDGPAFTSIFQGATRWQTFVGLSVAANMFGDVGLALASVAMVAIIPLVNVLSVVVLAHYAAPEKQSARTIVMTVVRNPLIWACAIGLAVNLLHLPLPKIWHDVADALSRSSLAIGLLVTGAGLHLQGLLRPSLGAAVGVVFKLVLMPALAMGLGVWFGLSGNSLAIVAICSAVPTSSSAYVMARQMGGDAPLLAQIITLQTIFAAVTMPVAIALAA; this is translated from the coding sequence ATGGCCGTCGTCATCGCGGCGCTGCTGCCGGTCTTCATCCTCATCGTGCTCGGCATCGTGCTGAAGCGCAGCCTGATGCCGCTCGACACGCAATGGCACGGCCTGGAGCGGCTGACCTATTTCGTGCTGTTTCCGATGTTGCTGATCCAGACGCTGGTGAGGGCCGACCTGTCAAAGGTGCCGGTCGCCGGCGTCGGCGGCGCGCTGCTGCTGTCGGCGCTCGTGATGTCGCTCTTGTGTCTCGCGCTGCGCCCCGCTCTGTCGCGGTTCGGCATCGACGGTCCCGCCTTCACCTCGATCTTCCAGGGCGCAACGCGCTGGCAGACCTTCGTCGGGCTGTCGGTCGCCGCCAACATGTTCGGCGATGTCGGGCTGGCGCTGGCCTCGGTAGCGATGGTCGCGATCATTCCCCTGGTCAACGTGCTGAGCGTCGTCGTGCTCGCCCATTACGCGGCGCCCGAGAAGCAGTCGGCACGCACGATCGTCATGACGGTGGTCCGCAATCCCCTGATCTGGGCCTGCGCGATCGGGCTCGCCGTCAACCTGTTGCACCTGCCGCTGCCGAAGATCTGGCACGACGTGGCGGACGCGCTGAGCCGCTCCTCGCTCGCGATCGGCCTGCTCGTCACCGGCGCCGGCCTTCATCTCCAGGGCCTGTTGCGCCCGAGCCTGGGCGCGGCCGTCGGTGTCGTGTTCAAGCTCGTGCTGATGCCCGCGCTCGCGATGGGGCTCGGCGTCTGGTTCGGGCTGTCCGGCAACAGCCTCGCGATCGTGGCGATCTGCTCGGCGGTGCCGACGTCGTCCAGCGCCTATGTCATGGCCCGCCAGATGGGCGGCGACGCGCCGCTTCTGGCGCAGATCATCACGCTGCAGACGATCTTCGCCGCCGTGACGATGCCGGTCGCGATCGCGCTGGCGGCCTGA
- a CDS encoding CPBP family intramembrane glutamic endopeptidase has product MDSLNPDHPPLAETPAAPRVWMFWGTALWGLVIFSAMFVGQIGAIVLLVAQRGLPMDLASLQLVGREPQALALSVAMGLPATLAAVWLAIRLKKASLVDYLALHWPSWKQLLFGVIGLILIVVVWETMSRALGREATPGFMTDLLKSGRDKGAALLLLFAFSVAAPMSEEVLARGFLYRGWSESFLRVPGAILLSSLVWTIVHLQYDLYFLAEVFCIGLWFGYMRYRANSLWLTIVLHALNNLTAVVLTMWLGL; this is encoded by the coding sequence ATGGATTCCCTCAATCCCGATCATCCACCGCTCGCCGAGACGCCTGCGGCACCGCGCGTCTGGATGTTCTGGGGCACGGCGCTGTGGGGCCTCGTGATCTTCTCCGCGATGTTCGTCGGGCAGATCGGTGCCATTGTTCTGCTGGTGGCGCAGCGCGGGCTTCCCATGGACCTCGCCTCGCTGCAACTCGTCGGCCGTGAGCCTCAGGCGCTCGCGCTGTCGGTCGCCATGGGGCTGCCGGCAACGTTGGCCGCGGTCTGGCTCGCCATTCGCCTCAAGAAGGCGTCCCTCGTCGATTATCTCGCGCTGCATTGGCCGTCCTGGAAGCAACTGCTGTTCGGCGTCATCGGCCTCATCCTGATCGTGGTGGTCTGGGAGACGATGTCGCGCGCACTCGGCCGCGAGGCGACGCCGGGCTTCATGACCGATCTGTTGAAATCCGGCCGCGACAAGGGTGCAGCCCTGCTGTTGCTGTTCGCGTTCAGCGTGGCGGCGCCGATGTCGGAGGAAGTCCTGGCGCGGGGCTTCCTCTATCGCGGCTGGTCGGAAAGCTTCCTGCGTGTGCCCGGCGCGATCCTGCTGTCGTCGCTGGTATGGACGATCGTGCATTTGCAGTACGACCTGTACTTCCTCGCCGAGGTCTTCTGCATCGGATTGTGGTTCGGTTACATGCGCTACCGCGCCAATTCGCTCTGGCTCACGATCGTGCTGCACGCGCTGAACAATTTGACGGCGGTGGTGCTGACCATGTGGCTGGGACTGTGA
- a CDS encoding acyl-CoA dehydrogenase family protein, with the protein MTQPSFATHEVFNQSPPFEDVDLFAVDRPLVEAVKANGGAAAERELSAFGREWGSAAMADRGRAANENTPKLRSFDAKGNRRDQVEFHPAYHELMARSAHAGVHNATWTADGKPAGDAAEVIRAAKFYMAAQVETGHLCPITMTRASVAAMAMQPDLLARVMPVLSTKSYDPGFAPWWDKRGMTLGMGMTEKQGGTDVRANMSRAVREGNAYRITGHKWFMSAPMCDAFLVLAQAEGGLTCFFMPRFAPDGSVNAIQFQRLKDKLGNRSNASSEVEFVGAYAEAVGEEGKGIRTIIQMVQLTRQDCAIASVGLMRSGLAHALHHARHRSVFQKHLADQPLMQAVLSDMALHVEASTALVMRLCRAFDRMPNDAAEAAYMRLLTPAIKYWTCKSAPPFLYEAMECLGGNGYVEDGILARHYRESPVNAIWEGSGNVMCLDVLRALSREPEAAMAVLQSLAAETKGLPGAGEAVALISKTFRRPDGERVARLAVEKLALLAAAAALNGVSPHGAELFGSTRLAANHASMYGAVELDNGDVRALLERALP; encoded by the coding sequence ATGACCCAGCCAAGCTTTGCGACCCACGAGGTCTTCAACCAGTCGCCGCCGTTCGAGGACGTCGACCTGTTCGCGGTGGATCGGCCGCTGGTCGAGGCGGTGAAAGCCAATGGTGGCGCGGCGGCGGAGCGCGAGCTGTCGGCGTTCGGCAGAGAGTGGGGCTCGGCAGCGATGGCCGATCGCGGGCGCGCCGCGAACGAGAACACGCCGAAGCTGCGCAGCTTCGATGCCAAGGGCAATCGCCGCGATCAGGTCGAGTTTCATCCCGCCTATCACGAGCTGATGGCGCGCAGCGCGCATGCCGGTGTGCACAATGCGACGTGGACGGCTGATGGCAAGCCCGCGGGCGATGCCGCCGAGGTCATCCGCGCTGCAAAGTTCTACATGGCCGCGCAGGTCGAGACCGGCCATCTCTGTCCGATCACGATGACGCGTGCCTCGGTGGCCGCGATGGCGATGCAGCCCGATCTGCTCGCGCGCGTGATGCCGGTGCTGTCGACGAAGAGCTATGATCCCGGCTTCGCGCCGTGGTGGGACAAGCGCGGCATGACGCTCGGCATGGGCATGACCGAGAAGCAGGGCGGCACCGACGTCCGCGCCAACATGAGCCGGGCCGTGCGCGAGGGAAATGCCTATCGCATCACCGGCCACAAATGGTTCATGTCGGCGCCGATGTGCGATGCGTTCCTGGTGCTGGCACAGGCCGAAGGTGGCCTGACCTGCTTCTTCATGCCGCGCTTTGCGCCGGATGGCTCGGTGAACGCGATCCAGTTCCAGCGGCTGAAGGACAAGCTCGGCAACCGCTCCAACGCCTCCTCGGAGGTCGAGTTCGTCGGCGCCTATGCCGAAGCCGTGGGCGAGGAGGGCAAGGGCATTCGCACCATCATCCAGATGGTGCAGCTGACGCGGCAGGATTGCGCGATCGCCTCCGTCGGCCTGATGCGCTCTGGGCTCGCCCATGCGCTGCATCATGCCCGTCATCGCAGCGTGTTCCAGAAGCATCTCGCGGACCAGCCCCTAATGCAGGCCGTGCTGTCGGACATGGCACTGCATGTCGAGGCGAGCACGGCGCTGGTGATGCGGCTCTGCCGCGCCTTCGACCGCATGCCGAACGACGCTGCCGAGGCCGCCTATATGCGGCTGCTGACGCCAGCGATCAAATACTGGACCTGCAAGAGTGCGCCACCGTTCCTCTACGAGGCGATGGAGTGCCTCGGCGGCAACGGCTATGTCGAGGACGGCATTCTGGCGCGCCACTATCGGGAGTCGCCGGTCAACGCGATCTGGGAAGGCTCGGGCAACGTGATGTGCCTCGACGTGCTCCGCGCGCTCTCGCGCGAGCCGGAGGCGGCCATGGCGGTGCTGCAATCGCTGGCGGCCGAGACCAAGGGCCTGCCAGGGGCGGGTGAGGCGGTGGCGCTCATCAGCAAGACCTTCCGCCGCCCCGACGGCGAGCGCGTCGCCCGGCTTGCGGTCGAGAAGCTGGCGCTGCTTGCCGCGGCTGCGGCGCTCAACGGCGTGTCTCCGCATGGTGCGGAACTGTTCGGGAGCACGCGTCTCGCCGCCAACCATGCCAGCATGTACGGTGCCGTTGAGCTCGACAATGGTGACGTGCGCGCGCTGCTTGAACGGGCGCTGCCGTGA
- a CDS encoding M15 family metallopeptidase produces the protein MRLVRPVLISFLAVASISPAHAQSLPGGFVYLRDIDPGIIQDIRYATSNNFVGRPLAGYGAGECVVKREVGLRLKAVQEELAAQNLSLKMFDCYRPARASLDMVKWSQNGHETAAERRYNPRIPKTELFRQGYIASRSQHSTGAALDLTLVDLRADNSARYDPSKTYADCTAPAEGRAPEGSVDMGTGYDCTDAKGHTAAPSITPEQRAWRKRLVAAMARQGFVNYSKEWWHFSLPGAGGAAYDFPIQPRRN, from the coding sequence ATGCGTCTCGTTAGACCAGTTTTGATTTCATTTCTCGCAGTCGCCTCAATCTCACCGGCCCACGCCCAATCGCTTCCCGGCGGGTTCGTCTACCTGCGGGACATCGATCCCGGCATCATTCAGGACATCCGCTACGCCACGTCGAACAATTTCGTCGGCCGTCCGCTCGCCGGTTACGGTGCCGGCGAATGCGTGGTGAAGCGGGAGGTGGGGCTGCGGCTGAAGGCGGTTCAGGAGGAACTGGCCGCGCAAAATCTCTCGCTCAAGATGTTTGATTGCTACCGTCCCGCGCGGGCCTCGCTCGACATGGTGAAATGGTCGCAGAACGGCCACGAAACGGCGGCCGAGCGGCGCTACAACCCGAGAATTCCGAAGACCGAGCTGTTTCGCCAGGGTTACATCGCGAGCCGCTCGCAGCACTCCACCGGCGCGGCGCTCGATCTCACGCTGGTCGATCTCAGGGCAGACAATTCGGCCAGATACGATCCGTCGAAGACGTATGCCGATTGCACGGCGCCGGCCGAGGGCCGGGCACCGGAGGGCAGTGTCGACATGGGCACCGGTTACGACTGTACCGACGCGAAGGGGCACACTGCGGCACCATCGATCACTCCGGAGCAACGCGCCTGGCGCAAGCGGCTGGTGGCTGCGATGGCCAGGCAAGGCTTTGTGAACTATTCGAAGGAGTGGTGGCATTTTTCCCTGCCGGGGGCGGGCGGTGCGGCCTATGATTTCCCGATCCAGCCGCGGCGGAACTAA
- a CDS encoding aspartate carbamoyltransferase catalytic subunit, with product MTSKSTFVLGHRHLLGIEGLSAADITGLLDLSEEYVELNRQVDKKRTVLRGRTQVNLFFEASTRTQSSFELAGKRLGADVMNMSVSSSSIRKGETLIDTAVTLNAMHPDILVVRHHASGAVELLARKVDGSVINAGDGAHEHPTQALLDALTIRRNKGRIEGLVVAICGDVLHSRVARSNIILLNTMGARVRVVGPSTLLPTGIERMGVEVARDMREGLEGADIVMMLRLQRERMNGSFVPSSSEYFHYFGLDQKKLAYAKPDALVMHPGPMNRGVEIDSIVADGAQSLIREQVEMGVAVRMAVLEALARNLPNA from the coding sequence ATGACATCGAAATCGACCTTCGTCCTCGGCCACCGGCATTTGCTGGGCATCGAGGGCCTTTCCGCGGCCGACATCACCGGCCTCCTCGACCTGTCCGAAGAATATGTCGAGCTCAACCGCCAGGTTGACAAGAAGCGCACCGTCCTGCGTGGACGGACGCAGGTGAACCTCTTCTTCGAGGCGTCCACCCGAACCCAATCCTCGTTCGAGCTCGCGGGAAAGCGGCTCGGCGCCGACGTCATGAACATGTCGGTGTCCTCGTCCTCGATCCGCAAGGGCGAAACCCTGATCGACACTGCGGTGACGCTGAACGCGATGCACCCGGATATCCTGGTGGTGCGCCATCACGCCTCCGGCGCGGTGGAACTGCTGGCGCGCAAGGTTGACGGTTCCGTGATCAATGCCGGCGACGGCGCGCATGAGCATCCGACGCAGGCGCTGCTGGATGCGCTCACCATCCGCCGCAACAAGGGCCGGATCGAAGGCCTCGTGGTCGCGATCTGCGGCGACGTGCTCCATTCGCGCGTCGCCCGCTCCAACATCATCCTGCTCAACACGATGGGCGCCCGCGTCCGCGTCGTCGGCCCTTCCACGCTCTTGCCGACCGGCATCGAGCGGATGGGCGTCGAGGTCGCGCGCGACATGCGCGAGGGCCTGGAGGGCGCCGACATCGTCATGATGCTCCGCCTGCAGCGCGAGCGCATGAACGGCTCCTTTGTGCCCTCGTCATCGGAATACTTCCACTATTTCGGGCTCGACCAGAAGAAGCTCGCCTACGCCAAGCCGGATGCCCTCGTGATGCATCCCGGTCCCATGAACCGCGGCGTGGAGATCGACTCGATCGTGGCCGACGGCGCGCAGTCCCTGATCCGCGAACAGGTGGAGATGGGCGTCGCGGTCCGTATGGCCGTGCTGGAAGCGCTCGCCCGCAACCTGCCGAACGCGTGA
- a CDS encoding dihydroorotase, whose protein sequence is MLTDRRPILLANARVVDPSRDFDGVGDVLIADGAIRETRRGIGAAGVPEGTDIVNCSGKIVAPGLIDMRAFVGEPGLSHRETFASASQAAATGGITTIICQPDTSPVIDNSATVDFVMRRARDTAIVNIQPMAALTKGMDGQEMTEFGLLKAAGAVAFSDGDRSVTNAQVMRRALTYARDFDALIVHHTEDPNLVGEGVMNEGEFATRLGLMGIPNAAEAVMLERDLRLVALTGGRYHAASLTCIDSLDILQRARDAGLAVSASVSINHLALNENDIGPYRSFLKLSPPLRTEDDRRALVAALASGLLDVIMSDHNPQDVEVKRLPFAEAAPGAVGLETMLPAGLRLVHNGELELTTLIRAMSTRPAELLGLPGGTLRAGSPADVIVIDPDTPWVVDPADLKSPCKNTPFDEARFTGRVVRTIVGGRTVYEHV, encoded by the coding sequence ATGCTGACCGATCGCCGCCCCATCCTGCTTGCCAACGCCCGCGTCGTTGATCCCTCCAGGGACTTTGACGGCGTCGGCGACGTCCTCATCGCCGACGGCGCCATCCGCGAGACCCGCCGCGGCATCGGCGCGGCCGGCGTCCCCGAGGGCACCGACATCGTCAACTGCTCCGGCAAGATCGTGGCGCCGGGCCTGATCGACATGCGTGCCTTCGTGGGCGAGCCCGGCCTCAGCCACCGCGAGACCTTTGCCTCGGCGAGCCAGGCCGCCGCGACCGGCGGCATCACCACCATCATCTGCCAGCCCGATACTTCTCCGGTTATCGATAACTCGGCGACGGTCGACTTCGTGATGCGCCGCGCCCGCGACACCGCGATCGTCAACATCCAGCCGATGGCCGCCCTCACCAAGGGCATGGACGGCCAGGAGATGACCGAGTTCGGTCTGTTGAAAGCGGCCGGCGCGGTCGCCTTCAGTGACGGCGACAGGAGCGTGACCAACGCCCAGGTGATGCGCCGCGCGCTGACCTATGCCCGCGACTTCGACGCGCTGATCGTGCATCACACCGAGGACCCGAACCTCGTCGGCGAAGGCGTGATGAACGAGGGCGAGTTCGCGACCCGGCTTGGCCTGATGGGCATCCCGAATGCCGCCGAAGCCGTGATGCTGGAGCGCGACCTGCGCCTCGTCGCCCTCACCGGCGGCCGCTATCACGCGGCCTCGCTGACCTGCATCGATTCCCTCGACATCCTCCAGCGCGCCCGCGATGCCGGCCTCGCCGTCAGCGCCTCGGTCTCGATCAACCATTTGGCGCTCAACGAGAACGACATCGGTCCTTACCGGTCGTTCCTGAAGCTGTCGCCGCCGCTGCGCACCGAGGACGACCGCCGCGCGCTGGTGGCGGCGCTCGCCTCCGGCCTGCTCGACGTCATCATGTCCGACCACAATCCGCAGGACGTCGAGGTCAAGCGCCTGCCGTTCGCGGAAGCCGCGCCCGGCGCGGTCGGGCTCGAGACCATGCTGCCCGCGGGCCTGCGCCTCGTGCACAATGGCGAACTGGAACTGACGACGCTGATCCGCGCGATGTCGACGCGCCCGGCCGAGCTGCTCGGGCTCCCCGGTGGAACCCTGCGCGCCGGCAGCCCCGCCGACGTCATCGTGATCGACCCCGATACGCCCTGGGTGGTCGATCCCGCCGACCTCAAATCGCCCTGCAAGAACACTCCGTTCGACGAGGCCCGCTTTACAGGCCGCGTGGTGCGCACCATTGTCGGCGGCCGGACGGTCTATGAGCATGTCTGA
- the plsY gene encoding glycerol-3-phosphate 1-O-acyltransferase PlsY, with the protein MGLEAFLPVAFVIGYLLGSIPFGLILTRLAGTQDIRSIGSGSIGATNVLRTGRKSLAAGTLLLDALKGTVAVVIAGYIAGPNAAMAAGLGAFLGHLFPVWLKFKGGKGVAVYIGILLGLFWPGAVVFCLLWLATAFTTRYSSLSALVAAFITPMFLWWFGHLALAALTAVLTLLLFYAHRENIKRLQGGKESRIGEKA; encoded by the coding sequence ATGGGGCTTGAAGCATTTTTGCCGGTGGCCTTCGTCATCGGCTACCTCCTCGGCTCGATCCCGTTCGGCCTGATCCTGACCAGGCTCGCGGGCACGCAGGACATCCGCTCGATCGGCTCCGGCAGCATCGGCGCCACCAACGTGCTGCGCACGGGACGCAAGAGCCTCGCCGCCGGCACCCTGCTGCTCGACGCGCTCAAGGGCACCGTGGCCGTGGTGATCGCCGGCTACATCGCAGGTCCCAATGCCGCCATGGCGGCCGGGCTCGGCGCGTTCCTCGGCCATCTCTTCCCGGTCTGGCTGAAGTTCAAAGGCGGCAAAGGCGTCGCCGTCTATATCGGCATTCTGCTCGGCCTGTTCTGGCCTGGCGCCGTCGTGTTCTGCCTGCTTTGGCTCGCCACCGCCTTCACCACCCGCTACTCCTCGCTCTCGGCGCTGGTGGCGGCCTTCATCACGCCGATGTTCCTGTGGTGGTTCGGCCACCTCGCATTGGCCGCACTGACAGCAGTGCTGACCCTGCTGCTGTTCTACGCGCATCGCGAGAACATCAAGCGCCTGCAAGGGGGCAAGGAAAGCCGGATCGGCGAGAAGGCCTAG
- a CDS encoding patatin-like phospholipase family protein: MSEKIVGVHDGIGSPGAMRTAASRLLSTTDIWSQAPSPPPAPEPLPVVPPAPQPDPIAQAPVTTEVVTTAAPVAPKQLHAGQWPPRRLSLALQGGGTFAAFSWGVLERLLEEPDILIDTISGASAGAINALLLACGLAEGGREGARSRLNRFWVRLMHEASFRSLMLIGGFSPAGSSVAFGPTLRSGQFDPFDLDPLRQALLRDIDFAALRDAKCPRLLIAATRIRDGQQQIFRNDAITADVALASTCPPLVHCAVEIDGEAYWDGGFGGNPPLLRLAQETTTPDVLLIQVTPARDSYVPITLAAIDRRLDQIAANAALNAEIAAIEWAQAHAAPSLRLSRIAAEDSVDGLAQRSSTDLGRGFIRLLHRSGREAAERWLRQGPDGSASARDQKAARAEPALA, from the coding sequence ATGAGCGAGAAGATTGTCGGCGTGCATGACGGGATTGGTTCGCCGGGCGCGATGCGCACCGCGGCAAGCCGGCTGCTCTCGACAACCGACATCTGGTCTCAGGCACCCTCGCCGCCTCCGGCGCCAGAGCCTCTTCCTGTTGTGCCGCCAGCGCCGCAGCCCGATCCGATCGCACAAGCACCTGTGACGACCGAGGTCGTGACTACAGCCGCACCCGTTGCACCCAAGCAGCTACACGCCGGCCAATGGCCGCCACGAAGATTGTCGCTGGCGCTCCAGGGCGGCGGCACCTTTGCCGCCTTCAGCTGGGGCGTGCTGGAGCGGCTGCTGGAAGAGCCTGATATCCTGATCGACACCATCAGTGGCGCCAGCGCCGGCGCCATCAATGCGCTGCTGCTCGCCTGCGGCCTAGCCGAAGGCGGCCGCGAAGGCGCGCGGTCGCGGCTGAACCGGTTCTGGGTCCGGCTGATGCACGAGGCCTCGTTCCGCTCGCTGATGCTGATCGGCGGCTTTTCGCCGGCGGGAAGCTCGGTTGCGTTCGGGCCGACGCTGCGCTCCGGCCAGTTCGATCCGTTCGATCTCGATCCACTGCGGCAGGCGCTCTTGCGCGACATCGATTTTGCCGCCCTGCGCGACGCAAAATGCCCAAGACTCTTGATTGCGGCGACGCGGATCCGAGACGGGCAGCAGCAGATCTTCCGTAACGATGCCATCACCGCCGACGTCGCGCTGGCCTCGACGTGCCCGCCCCTCGTTCACTGCGCCGTCGAGATCGACGGCGAGGCCTATTGGGACGGCGGCTTCGGCGGCAACCCGCCGCTGCTGCGGCTGGCGCAGGAAACGACGACGCCCGATGTCCTGCTGATCCAGGTCACGCCGGCGCGCGACAGCTACGTGCCGATCACGCTCGCCGCGATCGACCGCCGGCTCGACCAGATCGCGGCCAACGCCGCGCTCAACGCCGAGATCGCCGCCATCGAATGGGCGCAGGCTCATGCCGCACCGTCGCTGCGGCTGTCCAGGATCGCGGCCGAAGACTCCGTCGACGGGCTGGCGCAGCGCTCGTCCACCGATCTCGGCCGCGGCTTCATTCGCCTCCTGCACCGGAGCGGCCGCGAGGCCGCCGAGCGTTGGCTCCGCCAAGGCCCGGACGGCAGCGCATCCGCGCGCGATCAAAAGGCGGCTCGCGCCGAACCTGCGCTAGCCTGA
- a CDS encoding amidase, with amino-acid sequence MISLADLQRRIETGELSPDAAIAQSHAAIEAKEKDVRAFVRHDKSAKAQGSGPLRGIAVGIKDIIDTANMPTEMGSEIYRGWQPRSDAPVVMMLKRAGATIIGKTTTTAFASRDPTPTLNPHNLGHSPGGSSSGSAAAVGAGMIPLALGTQTGGSVIRPAAYCGTAAIKPSFRMLPTVGVKCYSWALDTVGLFGARAEDLARGLQAMTGRNEFAGIVAAKSPRIGVVRQEFAGAVEPAAEQGLQAAIQAATRAGANVQTIDLPEAVQEAWRIHPIVQDFEAHRALAWEFSERHDEIAPMLRASLDATAGLTPKDYDEARRISRRGRRELGELFEGVDVLLTYSAPGTAPAKELATTGDPRYNRLWTLMGNPCVNVPVLKANGLPIGVQVIARFGNDPLALAAAWFLEEALAKSG; translated from the coding sequence ATGATCTCACTCGCCGACCTCCAGCGCCGCATCGAAACTGGCGAGCTGTCGCCTGATGCCGCCATCGCTCAGTCCCACGCGGCGATCGAGGCCAAGGAGAAGGACGTCCGCGCCTTCGTCCGTCATGACAAATCCGCGAAGGCGCAAGGCTCCGGCCCGCTGCGTGGCATCGCCGTCGGCATCAAGGACATCATCGACACCGCCAATATGCCGACCGAGATGGGCTCGGAGATCTATCGCGGCTGGCAGCCGCGTTCGGACGCGCCTGTGGTGATGATGCTGAAGCGGGCGGGCGCCACCATCATCGGCAAGACCACGACCACGGCGTTCGCCTCGCGCGATCCAACGCCGACGCTCAATCCGCACAACCTTGGTCACTCGCCGGGCGGCTCGTCGTCGGGCTCGGCCGCAGCGGTCGGCGCCGGCATGATCCCGCTGGCACTGGGTACGCAGACCGGCGGCTCGGTGATCCGGCCTGCGGCCTATTGCGGGACGGCAGCGATCAAGCCGTCGTTCCGGATGCTGCCGACGGTCGGCGTGAAATGCTATTCATGGGCGCTCGACACGGTCGGCCTGTTCGGCGCCCGCGCGGAGGATCTGGCGCGCGGGCTGCAGGCGATGACGGGACGCAACGAATTCGCAGGCATCGTCGCGGCGAAGTCGCCGCGCATCGGCGTGGTCAGGCAGGAGTTTGCCGGCGCCGTCGAGCCGGCGGCCGAGCAGGGGTTGCAGGCTGCGATCCAGGCGGCGACGCGTGCCGGCGCCAATGTGCAGACGATCGATCTGCCCGAGGCGGTACAGGAGGCCTGGCGCATCCATCCGATCGTCCAGGATTTCGAGGCGCACCGCGCGCTGGCCTGGGAGTTTTCGGAACGGCACGACGAGATCGCACCGATGCTGCGCGCCAGCCTCGATGCGACGGCGGGACTGACGCCCAAGGATTACGACGAGGCGCGGCGGATCAGCCGCCGCGGCCGGCGCGAGCTCGGCGAGCTGTTCGAAGGGGTCGATGTGCTCTTGACCTATTCCGCGCCGGGCACGGCGCCGGCCAAGGAGCTCGCGACCACCGGCGACCCCCGCTACAACCGGTTGTGGACCCTGATGGGCAATCCCTGCGTCAACGTGCCGGTGCTGAAGGCAAATGGTCTGCCGATCGGCGTGCAGGTGATCGCGCGCTTCGGCAACGATCCGCTCGCACTTGCGGCGGCCTGGTTCCTGGAAGAGGCGCTGGCGAAATCAGGCTAG